One segment of Glandiceps talaboti chromosome 21, keGlaTala1.1, whole genome shotgun sequence DNA contains the following:
- the LOC144451588 gene encoding uncharacterized protein LOC144451588 has translation MTAAVETSTDMPTLLSRKPRGYQSASEKLEHLQNLSRHIRNRADFLNNREKAHLRMRTKQIETHEYAAYSGLYRFKDYMKVDLIDMHKSKKRIQRGVTDFEQALKEGKNLPVFRSEYERLKSKQRKLERLEAELRGPNSFNLAKDLNTRLKLVDSTLGVNKRGRKINLPPIDRAGTEVENSPAPPETSSDDKTEERPQLGKEEENETDKSDINNNEEKAGTNQSSAHPVTKAPVPKKNAMSGVDVMLASNPVYQRMIQKQQEEEAELRRQEEEAELERKRKEELAKPLPPLRETLFADMNLRMPRKVVRRRSPVSGSLLKRKRHAERRISQYKEQSKSDVERKLSNSISSLNKLAHGAAKETTKKRTPRGSDNSDAASTIASLSSDDSTKVARKKKRREGGLMLPPIRVDVNLLTELKEQRIRHKKQSYGLPGLP, from the coding sequence ATGACGGCGGCCGTGGAAACCTCAACAGACATGCCGACACTACTGTCACGGAAACCCCGTGGCTACCAAAGTGCCTCGGAGAAGTTGGAACATCTCCAAAATTTGAGTCGCCACATACGGAACAGGGCCGATTTTCTGAACAACAGAGAGAAAGCTCATCTGCGCATGCGAACGAAGCAGATTGAGACTCACGAATATGCAGCGTACAGCGGCCTCTACAGGTTCAAAGACTATATGAAAGTGGATCTAATTGATATGCATAAATCTAAGAAACGGATCCAAAGAGGCGTCACTGATTTCGAACAAGCGTTAAAGGAAGGCAAAAATTTACCTGTCTTTAGATCAGAGTACGAAAGattaaaaagtaaacaaagaaAACTCGAGCGATTGGAGGCTGAGTTAAGGGGCCCCAACTCGTTCAATTTAGCCAAAGATCTTAACACACGTCTCAAACTGGTGGATTCAACCCTGGGTGTAAATAAAAGAGGACGAAAAATAAACCTACCGCCGATCGATAGAGCAGGTACCGAAGTTGAAAATTCACCCGCGCCTCCAGAAACCTCATCGGATGATAAAactgaagagcgccctcaacttGGTAAGGAGGAAGAAAATGAAACGGATAAAAGTGATATCAACAACAACGAGGAAAAGGCGGGAACGAACCAGTCGTCAGCACACCCTGTTACAAAAGCTCCGGTTCCTAAAAAGAATGCGATGAGCGGTGTAGACGTAATGTTAGCTTCTAACCCCGTCTACCAACGAATGATACAGAAACAACAGGAAGAAGAGGCTGAACTGAGACGACAGGAAGAAGAAGCAGAACTGGAACGAAAACGAAAAGAAGAACTCGCCAAACCTCTCCCTCCTCTCAGAGAAACACTATTCGCCGATATGAATTTGCGCATGCCCAGAAAAGTAGTTCGGAGAAGGAGCCCGGTGAGCGGCTCACTGTTGAAAAGGAAAAGACACGCTGAACGGAGGATCAGTCAGTACAAAGAGCAATCAAAGTCGGACGTTGAAAGAAAGTTAAGTAACTCTATCAGCTCTTTAAACAAGTTAGCTCATGGAGCGGCTAAAGAAACAACCAAAAAGAGAACACCTAGAGGGTCTGATAATAGTGACGCTGCGTCAACGATTGCCAGTTTGAGTAGTGATGATAGCACTAAAGTAGCGCGGAAGAAGAAGCGAAGAGAAGGGGGACTTATGTTGCCCCCTATCAGAGTCGATGTTAATTTGTTGACAGAACTGAAGGAACAGAGAATAAGGCACAAGAAACAATCATACGGACTTCCCGGATTACCGTAA